AAGGGACTGTGGCCAAGGCCTCTCTGAGCTCTGGCCTGAGACAGTGAAGGCAGCCCAGCGGCCCCTGCAGGGTGGGAGTCTGTGGCAGAGCTGCGAGCCCCTCCCTGGGAAGCCCTGGGTGCAGGTGCAGAGGGAGAATTTGGCGGCGTCAGATGGAGGGCTGGGCTCCTGGGGGCTCCTGTAGGGCAGCTGGGGGGCCCACAGCCAAGGGGAGTCAGAGACCAGTTGGGAAGGTCGGTGAGGGGCCGAAGGTGGCAGAGGAAGGGGGCTGCCTGGCTGGGTGCCAGGCGGGGGTCCCCGGGTGGGGGTCCGGCCAAGGCAGTGTGTGCAGGGTCCTCAAGACTGTGGGAGACCCTGGCTGCTGAGCAGAGAACACGCGTACGCGGCACCAAtaaaattccttcttttctttttctttcttctttttctcgttctctctctctctttccttctcttcttctctctcttctctcttttctctttttgttctttctcgTCCGGTGGCTTCAGCATCTCCCGTGCTGCCCTATGGCGCATGCCCAGGCCATGCAAGGCCCCACCCGCCCTCCTCCTTGGGACACTCTGGCCAGTGCTCCTCACACCTTGCTGACCTGTAACCCTCATGCCCTCTGACCTCACACACTCTGACCCTGCTGACCTCTCTCTTTCCTCCGACCTTCACGCCCATGCCGCCCTCCCACTCCAGTGAGTCTCCTCCCTGACTCCCGGCGAGCTGAGCTGAGGGCTGACCCTGTGGATGGCCAGGACCTCCCTGACCTGTGACCCACCTCGCCAGCCAGGGCATCCTTGGGGTGAGCCCTTCCTGCCCCTCCCGGCCCCAGCTGCTGGCACTGAGGAGCAGGAGCCGAGGGACAGGCTCTGAGCTCAGGGCCCCGGAGACCCCCCTGTCACACTGGGCTCAGACCCTGACTTGTAATTTGAAGTGGGTTAGAGGGCCGGGTACCCTGGAGCTTGGTGAGGGTGGTCCTGAGAGCCGGCCTCACCGTGGCCATCAGATCCACTGCACAAGACCCACACTGGCCTCAGGCCCTCCAAGCTGGGGGCACTTCCGGTGGGAGGAAGACAAAGTCTCGTCCCAGAGGTGGTCATAGGCGGGGCCCTGGCTCCTCCTGGAGGACCAGCCATCTAGTAGGGAAGGCAGAGATGTGTCAGCCTGTGGGAGGCAACAGGCACTCACCCCAGGAGGCAGGACCCTCACTCACCTGTCAGAGGCAGCCGGGGTTCAGGCAAACCTTCCCTGGCAGAGGAGACCTGGGAACCCCAAACCGCAAGTCTGAGAGCCGGGTACAGCCCTAGGCAGGGAGCTTGGTCGATGTGCAGACCCCCACCCCCCGGGTTGGCATCACCCACGTCcccctgctctccctccccagtCCCGTCTCCCCACCTCCCTGCTGGCCCCCTTGGTCTCCATCTGCCCCCGTCCTCCTGtttccctccctgctccctcagAGTCCCAGGAGGCCCCACACCAGCGCCCCCAGCACCCCGGAGCGCAGGGCACACTGGCGTGGGGACTGCTACTCACAAGCTGAGGCGAGTCTGGGGGCTGCGGCCCCCCATCCTTGGCTGAGCCCCGCTGTCTCTGAGAGGCTCTGGACTGCAGAACTCCCTTCTTGGAGAGCAAGTGGGGGCCAGTGGGGCCGGAGGAGCTGGAGCCGGGGTCAGAGGCAGGCACAGACACAGGCACCAAGGGGAGTGGGCTCAAGGGCACAGGTCCAGGTGAGCTCTGCGTAGCACTGAGGAACTGCCAGGAGAGCCTGGGCTGGGGCCTCAGTGGCATCCAGGGACCCCAGAACCTCAACCTCCCATCAGAGCCTGAACAGACCTCAGGCTCGGGGCAGCCCCAGACCCCAGGCCGAGAGGCACGGTCTAGACCTCCCCAACCTCAGGCTGCAGGCACCTCCCGCCCTTTCTGTCGCCCAGCAGGGGTCTGACCTCCTCTAGGCCCCGGACATCGGTGACCCTGCGGTGGGAGGTGGCGGGTGGGGTGTAGGGGTCAGCATAGAGGGGTGAGTGTGATGTTTCCGAAGCGTGGTCAGGGGCGTCTGGGCTGTTCTCCAGGCTCAGCCTGTTCAGCTgcagggcagaggtgggagagaTGGGCTTCTCGGCTGGAAGCAGCCTAGGCCACCCCTTCTCTGTGCAAGACACCTCTGGGTGGCTCCAGGACAACTAGGCCCAGAGACAGAGGCCAGTGGTGCGGAATGGTGGGAACCAGGCCAGGGGCTGGGTGGGTGTGCTAGGCCCACCTGGGTCAGGTCCAGGTGCAGTGGGGTGGCAGGGCCGCGGCCCTCTGCCCGGGCCTTGCTCCTGGGTGACCGGCTGCTGCTACGTCTCAGCTCAGTCCTCCGTCGGCCAACACTGGTGCGGTCAGAGTTGGCCTGGTCCTGTGGGGACCACAAACCTTCCACAGGGAGCCCCTTGGCCCCTCTCCTGTGCAACTCTCTGAGGCTGCAAGGGGCTCCCTCCAGTCTGAGTTCCCCTGAGGAACCAGGGTCCCCAACACACACTTACCCGACAATCGTCTGCCCCACTTTCGTCTGCCACCCCGTAAGCACTCACCGGTGTGTGCTGGGAGGAGCAGCCCATGGTGGATGGCACTGAGGACTCAGGCAAGGAGTGGCTGGTGCGTGTGGACGGGGGCGCCAGGCACCCCGAGTCCCAGCTGGTCCGTCCGCCTGAGGACAGTGAGCCTCGGCTGCTGCCCGTAACCTGGGTGGGCAGTGAGTGGGGGTGAGCGAGGGCTGGaccccctccccacctgcccctgCCTGGACCTACCCTGCCGCCCccgcttttttctttttgggacagagtcttgttctgtctcccaggctgaagtgcagtggcacaatctcagctcactgcaacctctgcttcccgggtcaagcgattctcgtgcctcagcctcctgagtagctgggattacagggatgtgtcaccacgcctggctaagtttttttgtatttttaatagagatgggtttctccacgttggccagggtaatcttgaactcctgacctcaaatgatcggcccgcttcagcctcctaaagtgctgggattacaggcatgagccaccacgcccggtctgcTGCCCCATTTTTACCACTGCCCAGGACCTGGGCTGTGGGGCCTGCTGATGCCTCACCTGCAGCCCTGTGAAGCTCTCAGTGCCAGGCAGCGGCGCAGCCCCCTCCCTGTGGGTGACGGCACGAAGGCACAGCAGCCAGTGGCTGTAGTCCTCGTAGCTGGCGCACACCACGCGGATGGTGTTGATGAGGGGGCCTGGCACACAGATGCTGTGAGGGGCTGGCAGGGTGGGGTGTACCCCTCAGCGCCCCCACTAAAGAGCCAGGTGTCCCTCAGGCTCCCGCCCCACCATGGCCTGGCCAGGCAGGAGGCAGAACTGGGGTGAGGGCCCCACCTTCGATCAGGAAGGAGTGGatctgcttctccttctcctccaggTTGATGTGGACCGCACGGAGTGGGAGCTCTCCCTGTGGGGGCAGAGACTGAGGGCCAGGCCTTTGTGGGGGCAGCCCCGGGGCCCCGCCTGGCTTCATCCCACCCTCGTGCCCTCCAGAGCTTGGCTGGGTACTTGGAGAGCTGGGCACCGAGGCCACCATCCCGAGGGAGGCCAGTGGGTCCCATCTGTCCTGGGGCCACTGCTAACCCTGGCGGGGGGGCAGACACACAAAGCCACAGGACTGGCCTCCTGGGGTCCCCAGAGAGGAAGTTGGGCCGGGGGAACCACAGGGAGGGCCCTGTGTTTGTTCCTCAGTGATTGAAGGTTACCATGAGTGCACACCCCCTTCCCGGTGCCCGCCCGGTGCCCGCCCTGgaggacacaggcacacacacgagtgcacacacacccctcacagGCAGGCACACACGATGGAGTCCCCGGGAGGGGCTCTCAGCCCCATGCTGCCTGCCCCAGGGTGACGGTCAAGAACCTCAGGGTGAGAACCTCAGGGCGGGCAGGGGCTCCTCCACGTCACAGGGGAGACCAGACTGACCAGGACTGCGGGCTGGGTGGGCAGGGCCTTGCTCTCTGTCTCAACAGGCCCCGAAATACAGGTTCCTCCTGCATGGCCGCCCCCTTCCACCCTCACACAGGTGCCTCCCTGGGGCGGGCCCACTGTGGGGAGGGGCCCACCTTGAAGCAAAGCCCGTCCAGCTCCTCGGAGAAAATGGCCAGGGACGTTGGGTACAGGACCAAGAGCCGGTCCCACTGCTCCTGAGTAGGGGGCGTCAAACGATGCGGGGGCTGAGCTGCTGTGCACCCAGGGCCagtccctgccctgcccagcacCCTGCACCCCTCCCATCCCCCTACAGCCCCATGCACCTCCCACCCACCTGTGCGGGCAGGTGCTGCAGCTTGACCCTTGAGGCACAGACAGCACTGCCGCCGGGTTCGTGCCCTGACGCCGTCCGCAGCCGGGTTAGGCGGCGTTGCAGAGTCCAGGGGAGCTCGTCTCCACAGGACCCCTGTGAGGAGGAGGTCAGAGCAGGCTGCGAGGATCTGGGTGGGGAGGGGCGTGGGGTCCCTGGCACTGACCTGTGGGGGTGCCGAGTGGCAGTGTTGCAGCCCCCCAAGGAGGGCCGTCTGCTTCTCCAGGTGGTAAAGCCAGCGGTCCAGCTCGGCCCGGCTGGGGCAGAGCACCAGGAGGGGTGCGGGCAGCGGGCCTGTGGGCGGGGCAGAGagggcacacacatacacacacatgccccGCAGCTCACAGGGCAGGCCCCTCTCCAAGTCCTGGGTCATGAGCGCCTCTGGGGGCCCGGGGAGCATCCCAAACACCTGTGATCTGGAAGGCGTGCTCTCGGGACCCCTCCAGCAGGCAGACGCTCAGCTCCGTCAGTGGTAACAGCCCCTGCCAGGCACAGGGTAGGAGCTTCAGGGATCCATGGAGAGAACGGTGGCCATGGCCCCACCCCCACTGCCCACTGCCTCACCTGAAAGGTGAGTCCTTCCGAGCCGTGGGCCTGGAAGTACAGGTGGGCGGGGAACAGCTCCAGGTAGCAGTCGCTGACATCCTGCGCGGGCAGCAGGGTGGTCAGTACAGGGTCTGGGGAGCCCCGGGCTGGTGGGGAAGCTGCACCCGGCGCGTGCCCCACCCGACCCGGCCCCCACCTGGCTGTGCTGGAACCGCAGCTGGACCTTGGCATAATGTACAACCTTTCCCAGGTTCCTCACAGGTACCCTCCGCCGCGCCTTCTTGAACACACTCAGGAATGGCTGCTCCAGGTTTTCTCGCTGGTTCTCCAGGTCCAGGATGTCCTAGGAGGAGCAGCGCTCAGGGGAGGGGGCCTTGCCTGGGCCCCCCACCCCCTCCGCTGGCATCCACACAGCTACAGGACTATAGGCATGGTCTGCCTGTGCACAGCCACCCAACACATATGTGAAGAACAGCCTCCCCCAGGCATAGAATCTGCACACTCAGCCTCTTCACAGGAAAACAGTCATGGCAGAAtttacacacacacgtgcatacatatatgcatacatgcacGTTTGCGTAcacgtacatgcacacacacccgaTACGTGCACATACAGGCAACATGCATGTATCCATATATGctcacacacgtacacatgcatacacacacatatgcatacacatacacatagacacatacatgCCACACAATAGACACCTacagatgcatacacacatgtacacacacacgtacacacacattcACGCATATGCATggatacacacgtgcacacatatgcacttgcacacatatacacagatgcATACATGTccacacacagagaaatacaccaaaacacacatgtatgcacatacgtcatgtgcacatacatatacacatgtacacacacatgcatgcactgcacacatacacatgtacacatgcgcacacatgcacacgtgcacacctATGCACACGTGTATGCACATGCActcatatgcatacacacatgcacatgtacacttgcacacacatgcgcacacgtgcatgcatgcatacacatccACAAATACaccaacacacatatacacatacacacgtgcacacacgtgtgcacacgcacatacacgcacatgcatacgcacacacacgcatgcacacatacacagtgCACAaatacgtgcacacacacgcacatatacacatgtgcatacacacgcacacatgcacacacacttgtGCACACACTCAcgtctgtgcacacacacacatgcacacacacacttgtgcaCACACTCACGtccgtgcacacacacacacagacacacgtccCCACACAGAGCTGCCTGGTCTAGTGGTAGAGATGGTGAGATTTGAACTCAGTGGATTAAATCCTATCTTCATTATTTCCTAAGCTGTGTAACATGTCTTTGGTTATTCAACCTCTGAAGACTTGTTAGAAGAATTTGGGGGTGTCTGGGTAACACTCAAAACCCTCCCACGTCTCCAGTATTGGCTGGTAAACGTTTAACACCTAGTTCtacaaaaaacagacacagaaacacaccAATGCCCTGATTTGTAACGTTTGCCAGTTTCCTCAGTGTCAACGTTCTCACCGCCGCCCATTTCCAGCCCCCAGCCTGAAAGATGTGAGATTTCTGGGGTTGATCCCCTGAGTGTGTCCTGGCCGCTTGCTCAGGTGACAGCCGGGTCCTGGCAGTGCACCGAGGGGTCAGACCCATGCTCTCCGGCCACTGCATGGGCTCTTCCCGCTTTGGGGACCGCTCAGCCCCGACCCCCTTCCTTACCTGCTTTGCAGCTTTGCTCAGACATCACCTGCTCCAAGAGGTCCTTTTCTGAAAGCTCCTCTAAAATTCCAGCTTTCCCTGATCCTCTGCACCCATCCCCTCTGTTTTTCTCCTTAGGACCAACCCCACCCTTCTCACTGGATCTTCTATTTATTTGCCCCATCGTCTGTCTCTGCCGTGGGAATGGGAGCACTGTGAGAACAGGGGTTGTCTATTCCGTTCACTTCTGTGTCCCCAGAGCCTACGACAGGGCCTGGGATGTGCTGTGGGTATCACTGCATGTGCTGAGAGGGGAGGGGAATCCACATCCATGCCACATTTAGCCAATCCTGGCACACACAGTCCTCTACAAATGCAGGCTTTGATCATCAGGCTAGAGATCAGATAGGGGACGGGTGTGAACCTGGGGCTGGAGAGCTCTGTGATCCACAGGCTCAGGGGCAAGTGGGAAGGTGTCTGCTCCCTCTAGGAGCTGGCAAGGGCTAAATGCAGTGCCGCTGTGCCCTGGCCAAGCTTAGCTGCCCCTGAGCAGGCCCAGGAATGTGAACAGACAGACGCATAGCCTTtcccagcctcctgcctctgGGTGGGGCCTCCTGTACCCACACCCAGCGTGGGAACTGATGCCGGGTAGGCACCCATGAAAAATAGGCCACAGACCAGGAAGGGCCACATAGCTAGCCCTGCAGCCCAGCTCAGCCTCGGGGCCCCGGGGAGGACTCAGCTTGGAGCCGTGGCAGAGCCAGCTCACAGCACTGGGTGCAGAGCCCAGGCACAGGGCAGAGGAGCACTGGCTCCAGGACTGGCCCTgagctcctcccccagccccatttCCTGAGGCTCAGCAGGTTCCCTCTCTGGCTACCATGTCTTGGCAAGGGAGGACCACTAGGGTCACCCACCACACCTCATAGGACCCCACCAGGGTCCCACTGCATGTCCTGGGCCTGGACAGAGAGAGTGGCATCTGAGATGCAGCCAAAGGGAACCCACCCCTAGGCCAGCCTGGCTCCCTCTCCCTGCCTACTGCTCTGAGGCAGTGTGGTTTCTAAAACCGGCACCTGTTGTCTGCAGGAAACCCTGAAACTCCGGAGGTCAGGAGAGGGTATGGCACGAGCCTCCTGCCTGGCGGGGGCATGTTGGCAACAGGGTCTGCACGGCCACACCAGCTGCTGGACCTAGGAGTGCAGGGCAGGGGTCCTCTCCCCCAGACACTCCTAGGGCCTCCACATAGCATCCAGGCTGCCTGACAGGGGTGCAGTGGCGGTTCCTGTCTGCCCTGAAGCCCAGGTTCCTCCTCCTGTTCCCTCAACCCAGCACCAGGCACATCTGAAAGGGGCTGGGCATCTACCCTATGAAGACCCTTAGTCCTACAGGGGCCTGGGCGGAGGGATGGGCATGGGGGTGGTCTACTGCTCCTTCCACGGAGAGGTGGCCTAGTGTGTGCTTGGGAGATGCCTCCTTGCTGCGTGGCCTTGGCAGGCTGGGGAGGCCGGTGCGTGCACAGAGGGGTTTCTGTGGACGGGGCGCCGTATCTAGCAGCAGCTTCCTGCGGGACATCCAGGGAGAAACAGGCCGCGTAGGTGGCCGGCTGGCTCACTGCTCACCTGAGGCCCCTTACTGTCAAGTGGCCCTTCCAGCACGACCCCGAGCCCCACTGCAGCGACAGAGACGCGTGTGCCGGTCCCTTGCGGGAGGAGGTCCCGGGAGGCCCCGCCCGCGGCCCGCCCCGCCCAGCTCGCTCCCGACTGACTCAGTCCTGCGTCGCGGTTTCGCTCTCCGCTCAGACTTTCGGCCGGATGAGCTCCCCAGGGCGGGGCAGTCAGCGTCTGCTCCTCACCTAAGGGGGTCTGAATTCCCCCGGGCCGAGGGGAAGACCCCGAGCTGCACGGACACGCGGCACACACGCGCGGGCAGAGCCACGCTCCCAGACCCCAGCCACCGCGCGCGCCGCGCTCACCGCGCCCGGGATGTAGTGGAAGAGCTTGTTGGCGGCGGCGTCCCCGCTTCGAGCAGCCTGGGGACCCAGCAGGCCAGCCGGCATCCGTGCGCCGTCCTCTCTGGGGACAAGGCAAGGGAGCTCGTGGCCCCAGAGCGGGTGGGGGAGCCCTGCGCCCAGGTGGCCGCACCCACACCCCGCTCACCTGTTTCCCTTCAGTGAGGGCTTTCTGGAGAAGGAGGCCCGGAGCCTCCTGGGGGCCTGAGGCACACAGTGGCTGTTCCCCATGGCCAGAGTCGTGCAGGTCGGCAAGTCTGGGTCCCTGTCCACAGCCTCCTGCCCCCGCCTCCCACAGGCAGGCGGGGCTCTGGGACGTCCTGCCCGTCacccagggctgggcaggggtGGAGCCTTTCTGGAAGAGGCCTGGCCCCTACCTGAGCCGTCCAGGTCTCTGCCCTGGGCCCTCCACACCGAAAGGCCAGCCTTGGGGCAatctcccctctggcccagaCAAGGCCTCCAGTGTGCAAGGGGCACCCCACTTGCCTGTGCTCAGGCTTTGTGAACTCGGGGCCACCTTCCAGCACCCCCCCAACAGCGTGCACACACATCCTGTTTCCATCTAAACCCTGGCCGGCCTGAGTCACTGGTGACTGcagggagggctgaggcaggaattccAGCATAGGAGACAGTGGCCAGagccaccccagcctcccctcctgcctgggcccccTCACCACAGACCCGTCAGGGTCCTCAAGGCTTAAGGGGACTCTGGAAGGCCACATGCCACCTCGGCAGCCAGGACAGTCAGCATACACAGGGTCAGTGCTGTCCTCCCCAGCCGCACCCCCAGAGCCCAAGACGTGGCGGGGACCTCAGCCTCAGGACCCAGCCCAAGCAAACCCCACCTACAGCAGGAGGCTGGTCCACAGGGACTCCATGACCCCCACCCTCCCTGGATGCCCAGCTCTGCCTTGCTGTCCCCGGACACCGGTGCAGCATCTCAGGCCACCCACCCACACCCCTCACCCTGGACCCCCGGATGGGACCCAAAGTTGCGCAGCTGCCCCACAAGCCAGAGAGATGCTCAGCCTGAGGAGCCCCAGAAATGTGTTTATTGTTCAAGTTGGGCTTGTATTGCTGTGTGGGGCCCGAGTGCACACGTGTGCACCCACTACAAGATCCAGGGAAGATGGCACAAGGCAGACgacaacaggaaggacacctgcTCCCCACCCTTCCCGGGACCCCGCCGTGTGCAAAATTCGAGCTGGGGGCTGCAGCTGCTTGGAAAGCCCCAGGGCCTCTGGCTCCGCGGCCTGCAGGGTCTGAACAGGCAATGGCCCTGGGGCAGCGAGGCCCCACCTGGTCACTCCCGGCTGCCCGCCATGCAGGCAGTGGAGGGGAGGACGGGCGGCTGCGGCACTGCTCACCCctcaataaataagataaataactaaataaataaacaactaaatATAGACACGAAGGAATGGACGCAAAGACGTGAACAGAAGATGCAAGATGTCCCTGGTGGGGGCCATGGCCCCCTTAAGGCATGTGGGAGGCTGCAGACCTCTGGGGGTTGGGGGTCAGAGGCTGGTGGAGGACACGGACAGCGTGGGCGAGGACGGCGGCGGGAAGTTGAGCAGCTCCAGCACCGCCACGCCCACACTGCTACGCCGTGTGAACATGCAGGACGCGGCCACCCACTTGTTGGTCCTCGGGTTATACTTCTCGATGGAATTGAGGCTGGAGCTACCGTCGTTACCCCCCCCCGGGGTACAGCCATCCATCCATGGCCACCAGGTCGTGTGTGCTCCTGAGGGGCAGGCGGGGTGAGCACCTGGCTGCAGGAAGGGGTGCGGGGGGAGGGGCCGCGCCACGAGGAGTAGGGGTGGGACATGCCCACTGAAGGGGGGAAACCCCCTCCCCGCAGCACAGCCCCACCGCGGACCTGCGGATGTTCATTGGCGCCACGctctcccaggctccagcctTGGGACTGTATCTCTCTACCGAGTTGAGGCAGCTGGTCCCGTCGTTGCCCCCTGCCACATACAGGGCACCCTCCAGCACAGCCACACCCGCTGAGCTGCGTCGGCTTAGCATGGACGCCACGGGCGACCAAGCGTTCACCTGGGGGCAAGGGTGTGGGCTGGAGGCAGACCCGCCACGGGCATCCCTCCCCTGCCGCAGCCCCAACTCCAGGGTGGGGTGTCAGGAATGGGTGGGACGTGGGTGACCAGAGAGGGGAGGGCCCCGCAGCGCACAGGAGGGGGTGGCCAGGAGGGGTGCACTATGCACCTGGGGCTCATACTTCTCCACAGTGGCCAGGTGTGAGGAGCTGTC
The genomic region above belongs to Piliocolobus tephrosceles isolate RC106 chromosome 1, ASM277652v3, whole genome shotgun sequence and contains:
- the PLEKHN1 gene encoding pleckstrin homology domain-containing family N member 1; translation: MGNSHCVPQAPRRLRASFSRKPSLKGNREDGARMPAGLLGPQAARSGDAAANKLFHYIPGADILDLENQRENLEQPFLSVFKKARRRVPVRNLGKVVHYAKVQLRFQHSQDVSDCYLELFPAHLYFQAHGSEGLTFQGLLPLTELSVCLLEGSREHAFQITGPLPAPLLVLCPSRAELDRWLYHLEKQTALLGGLQHCHSAPPQGSCGDELPWTLQRRLTRLRTASGHEPGGSAVCASRVKLQHLPAQEQWDRLLVLYPTSLAIFSEELDGLCFKGELPLRAVHINLEEKEKQIHSFLIEGPLINTIRVVCASYEDYSHWLLCLRAVTHREGAAPLPGTESFTGLQVTGSSRGSLSSGGRTSWDSGCLAPPSTRTSHSLPESSVPSTMGCSSQHTPDQANSDRTSVGRRRTELRRSSSRSPRSKARAEGRGPATPLHLDLTQLNRLSLENSPDAPDHASETSHSPLYADPYTPPATSHRRVTDVRGLEEFLSATQSSPGPVPLSPLPLVPVSVPASDPGSSSSGPTGPHLLSKKGVLQSRASQRQRGSAKDGGPQPPDSPQLVSSAREGLPEPRLPLTDGWSSRRSQGPAYDHLWDETLSSSHRKCPQLGGPEASVGLVQWI